A genomic stretch from Halorhodospira halophila SL1 includes:
- a CDS encoding RuBisCO large subunit C-terminal-like domain-containing protein yields MSAETLRVTYYLTCRPGEDPHDKAKGIALEQSAELPSRCIPEHVYDDVVPTIQELTALEDGRHRLVLDFPEAITGLEPTQLINNLFGNISLKSGIRLADVEWTPNLLRALGGPRYGTAGVREMLGIGERPISSTALKPLGLDTATLAGFCADFARGGIDLIKDDHGLCDQDTSRFVDRVQACQRAVNEVNAETGGRSLYLPNVTGPRWELDKRLDAAQEAGCKAVLICPFLTGLDALIWARERYDMALMAHPAFAGAVAGAEHGIDPALLLGEITRLFGADMVVYTNAEGRFPTYDQALCDRINDRLRRPLGDIRPALPTPGGGVDAARAPYWAERYGPDVVLLIGGSLYAQGDRAAAARRLQDVVEGQ; encoded by the coding sequence TTGTCTGCCGAAACCCTGCGCGTGACCTACTACCTGACCTGCCGCCCCGGCGAAGATCCCCACGACAAGGCCAAGGGCATCGCGCTCGAGCAGAGCGCCGAGCTGCCCTCGCGCTGCATCCCGGAGCACGTCTACGACGACGTGGTGCCGACGATCCAGGAGCTAACAGCGCTGGAGGACGGCCGCCACCGCCTGGTTCTCGACTTCCCGGAGGCGATCACCGGCCTCGAACCGACCCAGCTGATCAACAACCTGTTCGGCAATATCTCGCTCAAGAGCGGGATCCGCCTGGCCGACGTGGAGTGGACGCCCAACCTCCTGCGCGCCCTGGGCGGGCCGCGCTACGGGACCGCCGGCGTACGCGAGATGCTCGGCATCGGCGAGCGGCCGATCAGCTCCACGGCGCTCAAACCCCTGGGCCTGGACACCGCCACGCTGGCGGGCTTCTGCGCCGACTTTGCCCGCGGCGGCATCGACCTGATCAAAGACGACCACGGGCTCTGCGACCAGGACACCTCCCGCTTCGTCGATCGCGTGCAGGCCTGCCAGCGGGCGGTCAACGAGGTCAATGCCGAGACCGGCGGCCGCTCGCTCTACCTACCCAATGTCACCGGCCCCCGCTGGGAGCTGGACAAGCGCCTCGACGCCGCGCAGGAGGCCGGCTGCAAGGCGGTCCTCATCTGCCCCTTCCTCACCGGTCTCGATGCGCTGATCTGGGCCCGCGAACGCTACGACATGGCCCTGATGGCCCACCCGGCCTTCGCCGGCGCGGTGGCCGGCGCCGAGCACGGCATCGACCCCGCCCTGCTGCTCGGCGAGATCACCCGCCTGTTCGGTGCGGATATGGTGGTCTACACCAACGCCGAGGGGCGCTTCCCCACTTACGATCAGGCGCTGTGCGACCGCATCAACGACCGGCTGCGCCGCCCCCTGGGCGACATCCGCCCGGCTCTGCCCACGCCGGGCGGCGGTGTGGACGCCGCACGCGCGCCGTATTGGGCCGAGCGCTACGGGCCCGACGTGGTACTGCTGATCGGTGGCAGCCTCTACGCCCAGGGCGATCGGGCCGCCGCCGCACGCCGTCTGCAGGATGTGGTAGAGGGTCAGTAA
- a CDS encoding HlyC/CorC family transporter, translating to MEAIPVSLLFATLGGLIILSGCFSGSETALMSLNRYRMRHLAKQGHRGARIAERLLQRPDRVLGVILLGNNFVNIAASSLATLIALRLYGESAIAVAAGLLTLVILIFAEVAPKTLAAVHPERVAFPASYVLWLLLRLLYPLVWLVNTAANALLSIIRVRVEDVSAAELSQDELRTVVNEAGDMIPRRHRHMLVSILDLEEATVEDIMIPRTEIVGIDLDDPWSETLERLTNSQYTRMPVYRGTVDHVMGFVHVRRIVGDLVRGNFTPEDLQARLKEPFFIPEGTGLHTQLLKFQRQRERVGLVVDEYGEILGLAALDDILEEIVGEFTTDPGTLTRSINRQDDGTYLVEGSATVRELNRVLGWELETSGPKTLNGLILERLETIPEAGTSLLIDGYPVTIVQTQGNRVKTAEIQPERPPSVQRPG from the coding sequence TTGGAAGCGATCCCCGTCAGCCTACTCTTCGCCACCCTCGGCGGTCTGATCATCCTCTCCGGCTGCTTCTCCGGCTCGGAGACGGCGCTGATGTCGCTCAACCGCTACCGCATGCGCCACCTGGCCAAACAGGGGCACCGCGGGGCGCGCATCGCCGAGCGGCTGCTGCAGCGTCCGGACCGGGTGCTCGGGGTGATCCTGCTCGGCAACAACTTCGTCAACATCGCCGCCTCGTCCCTGGCGACGCTGATCGCCCTGCGCCTCTACGGCGAGAGTGCGATCGCCGTAGCCGCCGGGCTGCTGACACTGGTGATCCTGATCTTCGCCGAGGTGGCCCCCAAGACCCTGGCCGCGGTCCATCCGGAGCGCGTCGCGTTCCCGGCCAGCTACGTCCTGTGGCTGCTCCTGCGCTTGCTCTATCCGCTGGTCTGGCTGGTGAATACGGCGGCCAACGCCCTGCTGAGCATCATCCGGGTGCGGGTGGAAGACGTCAGCGCCGCAGAACTCAGCCAGGACGAGCTACGCACAGTGGTCAATGAGGCCGGCGACATGATCCCCCGTCGCCACCGGCACATGCTGGTGAGCATCCTCGATCTGGAGGAGGCGACGGTGGAGGACATCATGATCCCGCGCACGGAGATCGTCGGCATCGACCTCGACGACCCGTGGTCAGAGACACTGGAGCGGCTGACCAACAGTCAGTACACCCGCATGCCGGTCTACCGGGGGACGGTGGACCACGTCATGGGGTTCGTGCATGTACGGCGGATCGTGGGTGACCTGGTCCGCGGCAACTTCACCCCGGAGGATCTCCAGGCGCGGTTGAAGGAGCCGTTCTTCATCCCGGAAGGGACCGGGCTGCACACCCAGCTGCTGAAGTTCCAGCGCCAGCGTGAGCGGGTCGGCCTGGTGGTGGACGAGTACGGCGAGATCCTGGGCCTGGCCGCTCTGGACGACATCCTGGAGGAGATCGTCGGCGAGTTCACGACGGACCCGGGCACCCTGACCCGTTCGATCAACCGGCAGGATGACGGGACCTATCTGGTCGAGGGCAGCGCGACGGTCCGGGAGCTGAATCGGGTCCTGGGCTGGGAGTTGGAGACCAGCGGACCGAAGACCCTCAACGGGCTGATCCTGGAGCGGCTGGAAACCATCCCCGAGGCGGGCACGAGCCTGCTCATCGACGGCTATCCGGTGACCATCGTGCAGACCCAGGGCAATCGGGTGAAGACCGCGGAGATCCAGCCGGAGCGCCCCCCGTCCGTCCAGCGGCCGGGGTGA
- a CDS encoding cupin domain-containing protein, whose translation MSSGEHEASRVLRERDYRWEGTEEEAYKAEGTHFSGARRQTLVGRPAGQEAPAFETRYFEVEPGGYTTLERHEHTHVVIVVRGHAEVVLDDRVEPLTPLDCVYIAPHAWHQIHATGANEPLGFLCIVDSDRDRPQRPDADDLARLCADPAVARRIRT comes from the coding sequence ATGAGCAGCGGCGAGCACGAGGCCTCCCGCGTCCTGCGTGAGCGGGATTACCGCTGGGAAGGCACCGAGGAAGAGGCCTACAAGGCGGAGGGCACCCACTTCAGCGGTGCCCGCCGCCAGACCCTGGTCGGCCGCCCGGCCGGGCAGGAGGCGCCGGCCTTCGAAACCCGCTACTTCGAAGTGGAACCCGGGGGCTACACCACCCTGGAGCGCCATGAGCACACCCACGTGGTCATCGTGGTCCGGGGCCACGCCGAGGTGGTCCTGGACGACCGGGTCGAGCCCCTGACGCCGCTGGACTGTGTCTACATCGCCCCCCACGCCTGGCACCAGATCCACGCCACCGGGGCCAACGAGCCGCTGGGATTCCTGTGCATCGTCGACAGCGACCGCGATCGGCCACAGCGCCCGGACGCCGACGATCTGGCGCGCCTCTGTGCCGACCCGGCCGTCGCCCGGCGCATCCGTACCTGA
- a CDS encoding chemotaxis protein CheW, giving the protein MAYEQAQYEDDAELAEGPTSQWVTFKLGNEHYGINVMQVQEVLPLSEIAPVPGAPEFVLGIINLRGKVVTVIDTRLRFGMKPREADKQSRIIVMEVAENVAGILVDSVDEVASVREAQIDTAPNVGNEESSRYIYGVVSREDGLLILVDANKLLTEDEWQEVAAL; this is encoded by the coding sequence ATGGCTTACGAACAGGCACAGTACGAAGACGATGCCGAACTCGCTGAGGGGCCGACCTCCCAGTGGGTGACGTTCAAGCTCGGCAACGAGCACTACGGCATCAACGTGATGCAGGTCCAGGAGGTCCTGCCGCTGTCGGAGATCGCGCCGGTGCCGGGGGCCCCGGAGTTCGTCCTGGGGATCATCAATCTGCGTGGCAAAGTGGTGACGGTGATCGACACGCGGCTGCGCTTTGGCATGAAGCCTCGGGAGGCGGACAAGCAGAGTCGGATCATTGTCATGGAGGTGGCGGAGAACGTCGCCGGTATCCTGGTCGACAGCGTCGATGAGGTGGCCAGCGTTCGCGAGGCGCAGATCGATACGGCGCCGAACGTCGGCAATGAGGAATCGTCGCGCTACATCTATGGGGTGGTCAGTCGCGAGGACGGGCTGCTGATCCTGGTTGATGCCAACAAGCTCCTGACCGAGGACGAGTGGCAGGAGGTGGCCGCCCTCTGA
- a CDS encoding GGDEF domain-containing protein — MSAQHAAHAQADTITALGAYLTTLAESHGQDEVAQALCEIATQTLPRSCGELWQLSLDREGWYHGGGWQTGTVLPPQGYTLRATLPRGPTDELRLPLQAHGLTVGEVRAPYEGLESEQEQQLLQTLSTAAAISLSGHLLQRRVRHRNVRDPLTGLFNRRYLEDTLERELHRARRVNAGLVLIRLEVDTLDAFAAEHGSETADRLMQAMADAVHHAFRGSDVCCRAGDDGFGILLPDASLDNGAMRAEAVREELAELRIHQRGRPLGPVTVSAGVAAYPDHSSNRDLLLDAAESAVTRARDEGGDVLRIAELVSPPNPNQI; from the coding sequence ATGAGCGCACAGCACGCCGCGCACGCGCAAGCCGACACCATCACCGCCCTGGGAGCGTATCTCACCACCCTGGCCGAGAGCCACGGCCAGGACGAGGTCGCACAGGCCCTGTGCGAGATCGCCACCCAGACGCTGCCGCGCAGCTGTGGCGAGCTCTGGCAGCTCTCGCTCGATCGCGAGGGCTGGTACCACGGCGGGGGCTGGCAGACCGGCACCGTCCTGCCACCGCAGGGGTACACCCTGCGGGCGACGCTGCCCCGGGGCCCCACCGACGAACTGCGCCTGCCCCTGCAGGCCCACGGCCTGACCGTCGGCGAGGTCCGGGCCCCCTATGAGGGCCTTGAGTCGGAGCAGGAGCAGCAGCTGCTGCAGACCCTGAGCACCGCCGCGGCCATCAGCCTTTCCGGTCACCTGCTGCAGCGCCGGGTCCGCCACCGCAATGTCCGGGATCCGCTCACCGGCCTGTTCAACCGGCGCTACCTCGAGGACACCCTCGAGCGCGAACTCCACCGCGCCCGCCGGGTGAACGCCGGGCTGGTGCTGATCCGCCTGGAGGTCGACACCCTGGATGCCTTCGCCGCCGAACACGGCAGCGAAACCGCGGACCGGCTGATGCAGGCCATGGCCGACGCCGTCCACCACGCCTTCCGCGGCTCGGACGTCTGCTGCCGGGCCGGTGATGACGGCTTCGGTATCCTGCTCCCCGATGCCAGCCTGGATAACGGCGCCATGCGCGCCGAGGCGGTGCGCGAGGAACTCGCCGAGCTGCGCATCCATCAGCGCGGTCGCCCCCTCGGGCCGGTGACGGTCTCCGCCGGCGTCGCCGCCTATCCGGATCACAGCAGCAACCGGGACCTGTTGCTCGATGCCGCCGAGAGCGCGGTCACCCGGGCCCGCGACGAAGGCGGCGACGTGCTGCGCATCGCTGAGCTCGTCTCGCCCCCCAATCCCAACCAGATCTGA
- a CDS encoding chemotaxis protein CheW gives MSEEDPGKGLPDHQHALGEYLQALLDEVEDFVPEAEASPGGEQPPPEPEAAAAEAASSPGESAEREIPAAPEAARAPAPQAPAAQSRMAERPRLPQAPLPTVAPPETASEPQPEPDPPPAKTAAPAPPRTQAGAGAGGKEPPADPTPAWARPFFQALTLHVGALRLAVPLVKLHRVVPWEDPDEVEPTVGQPAWMHGLLDHRGRYVQVVDTAEVVLPEDRRPPLEERRAGRIIIVGDGHWGLACREVGAVLKLTPEQVQWRSAEGRRRWLAGTVREHLCALVDTDAFADMLEREGGVGGTLASPASRGQNNPAGSG, from the coding sequence ATGTCTGAAGAGGACCCGGGGAAGGGGCTGCCCGATCACCAGCACGCCCTGGGGGAGTATCTTCAGGCGCTGCTCGACGAGGTTGAGGACTTTGTGCCGGAGGCGGAGGCGTCTCCGGGCGGGGAACAGCCGCCCCCGGAGCCGGAGGCGGCTGCCGCAGAGGCGGCGTCGTCCCCGGGTGAATCCGCGGAGCGCGAGATACCAGCGGCCCCGGAAGCAGCTCGAGCGCCCGCCCCTCAGGCGCCCGCGGCGCAGAGCCGCATGGCCGAGCGGCCGCGCCTGCCCCAGGCGCCGCTGCCGACCGTGGCACCGCCGGAGACGGCCTCCGAGCCGCAGCCCGAGCCCGATCCCCCGCCTGCCAAGACCGCTGCCCCGGCGCCACCGCGCACCCAGGCGGGTGCCGGTGCCGGTGGCAAGGAGCCCCCGGCCGATCCGACGCCGGCCTGGGCCCGGCCTTTCTTTCAGGCGCTGACCCTGCATGTGGGGGCCCTGCGCCTGGCGGTGCCGCTGGTCAAGCTCCACCGGGTGGTGCCGTGGGAGGATCCGGACGAGGTTGAGCCCACGGTCGGGCAGCCGGCGTGGATGCATGGGCTGCTCGACCACCGTGGGCGCTACGTGCAGGTGGTCGATACCGCCGAGGTGGTCCTCCCCGAGGACCGCCGGCCACCGCTCGAGGAGCGCCGCGCCGGGCGGATCATCATCGTCGGCGACGGCCATTGGGGACTGGCGTGCCGGGAGGTGGGGGCGGTGCTCAAGCTAACCCCGGAGCAGGTACAGTGGCGCTCGGCCGAGGGGCGACGGCGTTGGCTGGCGGGCACGGTGCGGGAACACCTCTGTGCGCTGGTGGATACGGACGCCTTCGCCGATATGCTCGAGCGGGAGGGCGGGGTTGGCGGCACCCTGGCATCCCCAGCCTCCCGCGGGCAGAATAACCCCGCCGGTTCCGGTTAA